The genomic segment CACGGTCGAAAGGCAGGCCGCTATCTTGGTGTGGGCCTGGGCTGTTACATAGAAGGCACGGCCCCCGGTTCTTCGTTTTTTAACCTCATGGGCATACAGGTTGGCGGCTATGAATCGGCCACCGTGCGTAGGGATGTCAATGGGACAGTCACCGTTTTGACCGGCTCTTCTTCACATGGTCAGGGTCATCAAACCACCCTCGCCCAGGTTGCAGCCGACGAATTGGGCGTGGCCGTGGCCGATGTGAAAGTCGTGCAAAGCGACACCGCTCTTGTTCCCTATGGCTGGGGAACCTGGGGCAGCCGAACGGCGGTGACCAGTGGTGGAGCTATTATCGGAGCAGCGACGAAAATCCGGGAGAAGATTCTGCGTACGGCCTCACGGCTCAGCGAAATTCCTCCGGACGACCTCGAATTGGCGGGCGGTATGGTGGTCCGCAAACAGGACGGGACCACGCTCATGCCGATTAAGACGATCGCCTACCACGCCATCGTCGCACCCAGCAATTTAGCCCCGGAAGACGCGCCCGGTTTGGAGGCAACCACAAATTATGAGCCCCNNNNNNNNNNNNNNNNNNNNNNNNNNNNNNNNNNNNNNNCGCATTCCAATGCGACGCACCTGGCAACGGTCGAGGTGGATGTTGAAACCGGGCAGATCAGCCTGCGGCGCTACATCGTTGTTGAGGACTGCGGCAGGATTATCAACCCCATCATTGTCGATGGGCAAATTCAGGGCGGTGTCGCCCAGGGTATCGGCACGGCCATGTATGAACATGCCCTCTACGACGAGAATGGACAGTTCTTGACCGGTACGCTCATGGATTATCTCGTCCCTACAGCGGTAGACGTTCCGCACGTCGAGATTGGACATATTGAATCGCCCTCACCTTTCAGCCAGGGCGGCATCAAAGGTATAGGCGAAGGGGGGGCCATTGCGCCGCCGGCGGCGATTGCGAACGCAGTTGCCGATGCGCTCTCCCCGTTCGGAGTCCAGGTGAGCGAAATCCCGCTCACCCCGGAGCGGGTGTTGGCGTGTATCGAGCGGGCGAGGAACTCAGCAGGGACGCCTGACTAGAAGGAGGACGGACCGTGCAGTTCGGGATTTGTGTTGCTACGAAGATCGACGACTGGCAGTTGATCCAATATGCCGAGGAACTGGGCTATGACCGCGCCTGGATCCCCGACTCGCAGATGATCTGGTCGGACTGTTACACTACCTTAGCCCTGGCCGCCCAGCACACGTCGCGTATCCAGATTGGGACGGGAGTCGCCATCCCTGGGACGAGAATCGCCCCGGTCACCGCCCACTCCATTGCGTCCATTAATCGCCTCGCGCCGGGCCGAGTCTTTTTGGGTATCGGTACCGGACATACGGCTATGCGGGTCATGGGTATGCAGCCGATGCGTATTCGAGACTTCCGAGAGTATCTCCGGGTGGTCAAGACGCTCCTGCGGGGGGAAGAAGTTGCATACACCTATAACGACACCACGCGGACGATCCGTTTTCTGCATCAGGATTTACACTTCCTGAACCTGGCCGATCCGATTCCGATGATTGTCGCCGCCAATGGTCCACGGGCGCTTAAAACTGCGGGCGAGTTCGGGGATGGCTGGGTCGCCGGAGTGAAGCCCGGACCGGACGCCTTTCTCGGCGACTGGCAGCAGGTCCAAGTCGGGGCGGAACAGGCCGGTCGGACCCTGCCCGACAGTTTCCATACCGCGGCCTTTACCACGGCTGTCGTGCTGCAACCCGGAGAGCCG from the Gemmatimonadota bacterium genome contains:
- a CDS encoding molybdopterin-dependent oxidoreductase codes for the protein HSNATHLATVEVDVETGQISLRRYIVVEDCGRIINPIIVDGQIQGGVAQGIGTAMYEHALYDENGQFLTGTLMDYLVPTAVDVPHVEIGHIESPSPFSQGGIKGIGEGGAIAPPAAIANAVADALSPFGVQVSEIPLTPERVLACIERARNSAGTPD
- a CDS encoding LLM class flavin-dependent oxidoreductase codes for the protein MQFGICVATKIDDWQLIQYAEELGYDRAWIPDSQMIWSDCYTTLALAAQHTSRIQIGTGVAIPGTRIAPVTAHSIASINRLAPGRVFLGIGTGHTAMRVMGMQPMRIRDFREYLRVVKTLLRGEEVAYTYNDTTRTIRFLHQDLHFLNLADPIPMIVAANGPRALKTAGEFGDGWVAGVKPGPDAFLGDWQQVQVGAEQAGRTLPDSFHTAAFTTAVVLQPGEPLTSDRVIEMCGSQVAAIIHFVYEIYQQTGQEEVIPAGYRGIWDEYCAHVERMETPAD